One stretch of Myxocyprinus asiaticus isolate MX2 ecotype Aquarium Trade chromosome 23, UBuf_Myxa_2, whole genome shotgun sequence DNA includes these proteins:
- the LOC127414357 gene encoding DNA mismatch repair protein Msh6-like, whose amino-acid sequence MAKQSSLFNFFTKSPPPAVQAKSNPSPVNADLSSAGRKSNTSPKEEEKVNCKKPPSKPVKSQAKTGHAKLFGGKAVAAKESSSSMFSAGTLVWAKMEGYPWWPCMVVPQPLTGQQMRGRDQDQRLHVHFFNEPPTRGWVNTKYIRDYQGSDSADAKSGGVFFSGKPVIHKAMELADVAMKDSPEQRLKMPVCMDLSDEEEEDEVDMEVEKLTISDEEMSEEEVEEKVKPSRRTSRAAAEKGHKSKRRRIVVASDSDDSGEELKPDQAGGSSEDDDVDEEDGVSSGTEEKESKPDTEPDSPVKPVKRKHTSKKPAKSKNKSTSSDTPKRAPAALPSLASDTKSRLSAFSAPDNFDSQNSNSTGGADGGSTVWDHEKLEWLQDGRRRDAQRKRQTDENYDPTTLYVPEDFLNRATPGMRRWWQLKSEMFDTVLFYKVGKFYELYHMDAVISVNELGLTFMKGTWAHSGFPEIGFGRFSDVLVQKGYKVARIEQTETPEMMEARCKAMARPTKFDRVVKREVCRIITRGTQTYSVLDGAPSETQSKYLLSIKEKSEEESAGHGHIYGVCFIDTSVGRFHVGQFQDDRHCSRMRTLVAHYSPAQVLFEKGNPSAETLKIFKAILSSALQEGLSVGSQFWDAQKTLKVLAEEEYFKESPGMGNDEGGSLLPSTLKAMTSESDSLCLTPKKGYELALSALGGCMFYLKKCLVDQELLSMGNFEEYVPVDVEMEQAGGASCFFAQTRQRMVLDGVTLANLEIYQNSSGGQEGTLLDQLDMCCTPFGKRLLKQWLCAPLCNPSSIGDRLDALEDLMGAPSQATEVTDLLKKLPDLERLLSKIHSMGTPLKGQDHPDSRAVLYEEVVYSKRKITDFLAALEGFKVMKEVVLIMEPIAEAFRSKLLRQVVLLKTENEDGLFPDLSPELKHWDTAFDHQKARTTGVITPKAGFDPEYDLALSGIKDSESGLQEYLDRQKKRLGCKTLAYWGTGKNRYQLEVPDSVSERSVPEEYEVRSTKKGWKRYSTKEIEQMFSELQSWEDKRDAALKDCMRRLFYNFDKNYKDWQTAVECMAVLDVLLSMSRYSQSGDGPMARPEIVLPGDGSQSSPFLDLRGSRHPCVTKTFFGDDFIPNDIFIGCPGSEEVEVQDNNKALAPCVLVTGPNMGGKSTLMRQCGLVVILAQLGCFVPAESLHLTPVDRVFTRLGASDRIMSGESTFFVELSETASILLHATKHSLVLLDELGRGTATYDGTAIASAVVKELSEKICCRTLFSTHYHALVEDHAQDPAVRLGHMACMVENECEDPSQETITFLYKFIGGACPKSYGFNAARLANIPEEVVQSGHKKAKEFERSTVSLRTFKKLCSFAEDPRADREQFAILVRMIGNQ is encoded by the exons ATGGCGAAGCAAAGCTCCCTCTTTAATTTCTTCACAAAGTCGCCTCCTCCTGCGGTTCAGGCCAAATCCAACCCATCCCCAGTTAACGCAGATCTGTCCTCAGCTGGGAGAAAGTCCAACACCTCACCTAAAGAAGAGGAGAAAGTCAACTGTAAGAAACCTCCATCAAAACCTGTTAAATCTCAGGCAAAAACTGGACATGCAAAACTGTTCGGGGGAAAAGCAGTCGCTGCAAAGGAGAG TTCTTCCTCCATGTTTAGTGCTGGTACTTTGGTATGGGCCAAGATGGAAGGCTATCCCTGGTGGCCCTGTATGGTTGTTCCGCAACCTCTGACCGGACAGCAGATGAGGGGCCGCGACCAAGATCAGAGACTTCATGTTCACTTCTTTAATGAGCCACCAACACGAGGCTGGGTTAACACTAAGTACATAAGAGATTATCAAG GCTCTGATAGCGCAGATGCCAAATCAGGTGGTGTGTTCTTCAGTGGAAAGCCTGTGATCCATAAGGCGATGGAGCTGGCAGATGTTGCGATGAAGGACAGTCCTGAGCAGAGACTGAAGATGCCAGTGTGCATGGATCTCTcggatgaggaagaggaggatgaagtGGATATGGAG GTTGAGAAATTAACCATATCGGATGAGGAAATGTCTGAGGAAGAGGTGGAGGAAAAGGTGAAGCCCAGCCGACGTACATCTCGTGCTGCAGCTGAAAAGGGTCACAAGTCCAAGCGCCGTCGCATTGTAGTGGCATCTGACAGCGATGATTCTGGTGAAGAGCTCAAACCTGATCAGGCAGGAGGTAGCAGCGaggatgatgatgttgatgaGGAGGATGGAGTGAGTAGTGGTACTGAGGAAAAAGAGAGCAAGCCAGATACAGAACCAGACAGTCCTGTAAAACCAGTGAAGCGTAAACACACTTCCAAGAAGCCTGCTAAATCAAAGAACAAGTCAACTTCCTCAGATACCCCTAAACGAGCACCTGCTGCACTTCCCTCTTTGGCATCTGATACCAAGTCACGATTATCTGCTTTCTCTGCCCCAGACAACTTTGACAGTCAAAATAGTAACAGTACGGGTGGAGCGGATGGAGGTTCCACCGTGTGGGACCATGAAAAACTCGAGTGGCTTCAGGACGGCCGGAGAAGGGATGCACAGCGCAAACGTCAGACTGACGAAAACTATGACCCCACAACTCTATACGTACCCGAAGACTTTCTTAACAGAGCAACACCGGGCATGCGCCGTTGGTGGCAACTTAAGTCAGAGATGTTTGATACCGTTCTGTTCTACAAAGTTGGTAAGTTCTATGAGCTCTACCACATGGATGCTGTGATTAGCGTCAACGAATTGGGTCTTACCTTCATGAAGGGTACATGGGCCCATTCTGGCTTCCCAGAGATTGGCTTTGGACGTTTCTCAGATGTACTTGTGCAAAAGGGCTATAAAGTGGCTCGCATCGAGCAAACCGAGACTCCCGAGATGATGGAGGCACGATGTAAAGCAATGGCACGTCCCACCAAGTTTGACCGCGTAGTCAAGCGAGAAGTTTGCAGAATCATCACGCGTGGCACTCAGACTTACAGTGTCCTTGATGGTGCTCCATCAGAAACTCAAAGCAAGTATCTGCTGAGTATTAAAGAGAAGAGTGAGGAAGAGAGCGCAGGTCATGGGCATATCTATGGGGTCTGCTTTATCGATACCTCTGTGGGACGCTTCCATGTCGGTCAGTTCCAGGATGACCGACACTGTTCCCGTATGCGTACATTGGTGGCACACTATTCCCCAGCCCAGGTTTTGTTTGAAAAGGGCAACCCATCTGCTGAGACACTCAAAATCTTTAAGGCCATCTTGTCGTCTGCTCTACAGGAAGGACTCAGTGTTGGTTCACAGTTTTGGGATGCCCAAAAGACCCTCAAGGTCCTTGCCGAGGAAGAATACTTCAAAGAAAGTCCAGGGATGGGCAACGATGAAGGTGGATCATTGCTCCCTTCAACTCTCAAAGCGATGACTTCCGAAAGTGACTCTCTATGTCTGACTCCAAAGAAGGGATATGAACTAGCCCTTTCAGCACTTGGGGGCTGTATGTTCTACCTCAAGAAGTGTCTTGTGGACCAGGAGCTTCTTTCCATGGGCAACTTTGAGGAgtatgtacctgtggatgtggaGATGGAGCAGGCCGGAGGGGCGTCATGTTTTTTTGCCCAGACCCGTCAACGCATGGTTCTGGATGGGGTGACCCTTGCCAATCTTGAGATCTATCAGAATAGCTCTGGGGGTCAAGAGGGTACCCTACTTGATCAATTGGACATGTGTTGCACTCCTTTTGGCAAGAGACTGCTGAAGCAATGGCTCTGCGCCCCTCTTTGCAATCCATCTTCTATTGGGGATCGGTTAGATGCTCTTGAGGACCTGATGGGTGCACCATCCCAAGCTACCGAAGTTACAGACCTGCTGAAGAAGCTCCCAGATCTTGAAAGACTTCTGAGTAAAATCCACAGCATGGGTACCCCTTTGAAAGGTCAGGACCACCCGGACTCCCGTGCCGTTCTGTACGAGGAGGTTGTCTACAGCAAGCGAAAGATCACTGATTTTCTTGCGGCACTTGAGGGCTTCAAAGTCATGAAAGAAGTTGTGTTGATCATGGAGCCCATTGCGGAAGCCTTCCGATCGAAACTACTACGACAGGTAGTGCTtctaaaaactgaaaatgaagatGGACTTTTCCCAGACCTTTCGCCAGAGCTCAAACATTGGGACACAGCTTTCGACCATCAGAAAGCTCGCACCACAGGCGTCATCACTCCAAAAGCTGGCTTCGACCCAGAGTATGACCTGGCCCTCAGCGGAATTAAAGACTCTGAGAGTGGCTTGCAGGAATACCTGGACCGACAGAAAAAGAGATTGGGTTGTAAGACTCTGGCTTATTGGGGGACGGGAAAGAACCGATACCAACTAGAAGTTCCCGACAGTGTTTCTGAAAGGAGCGTACCAGAGGAGTACGAGGTGAGATCCACCAAGAAAGGCTGGAAACGGTACTCGACCAAAGAGATCGAGCAGATGTTTTCAGAGCTACAGAGTTGGGAGGACAAACGAGATGCTGCACTGAAGGACTGCATGAGAAGACTCTTCTACAATTTTGACAAGAATTACAAAGACTGGCAAACTGCTGTGGAATGCATGGCTGTACTTG ACGTGCTGTTGAGCATGTCCCGGTATAGTCAGAGCGGTGATGGACCCATGGCAAGACCAGAGATAGTGCTCCCAGGGGATGGGTCTCAGTCTTCCCCCTTCCTGGATCTGAGAGGGTCTCGTCACCCATGTGTCACCAAGACTTTCTTCGGTGATGACTTCATCCCAAATGACATTTTCATTGGTTGTCCTGGCAGTGAGGAAGTAGAGGTTCAAGATAACAATAAAGCACTTGCTCCGTGTGTACTAGTCACTGGGCCAAACATGGGAGGCAAGTCTACCCTAATGAGGCAG TGTGGTCTGGTGGTGATCTTGGCCCAGTTGGGCTGTTTTGTGCCAGCTGAGAGTTTACATCTTACCCCTGTGGACCGAGTCTTCACTCGCCTTGGTGCCTCTGATCGCATCATGAGTG GTGAGAGCACATTCTTTGTAGAGCTCAGCGAGACAGCGAGCATTCTGCTGCATGCCACCAAGCATTCCCTCGTACTTCTTGATGAACTGG GCAGAGGTACGGCCACATATGACGGTACGGCCATTGCGAGTGCAGTTGTGAAAGAGTTGTCCGAGAAGATCTGTTGCCGCACCTTGTTCTCCACACATTACCATGCACTGGTGGAGGACCACGCCCAAGATCCTGCCGTGAGACTCGGACACATG GCATGTATGGTGGAGAATGAATGCGAGGACCCAAGTCAGGAGACCATCACCTTCCTGTACAAGTTCATTGGTGGCGCGTGTCCCAAGAGTTACGGCTTCAATGCAGCACGACTGGCTAATATTCCAGAAGAGGTCGTCCAGTCTGGCCATAAGAAAGCCAAAGAGTTTGAAAGAAGCACTGTGTCTCTCAGAACATTCAA GAAATTGTGCTCATTTGCCGAAGACCCCAGAGCTGATCGTGAACAGTTCGCCATATTGGTTCGAATGATCGGCAATCAGTAA
- the LOC127414365 gene encoding F-box only protein 11-like: MNSVRATNRRPRRVSRPRPVPPDRNNAERDEEVPAEMVAEESGQGAQNSPYQLRRKSLLPKRTTCPTKTNMEGASTSTTENFGHRAKRARVSGKSQDLPVTPAEQYLQVKLPDEVVLKIFSYLLEQDLCRAACVCKRFSELANDPILWKRLYMEVFEYTRPMMHPESGKFFQINPEEYEQPNPWKESFQQLYKGAHVKPGFAEHFYSNPARYKGRENMLYYDTIEDALGGVQEAHFDGLIFVHSGIYTDEWIYIESPITMIGAAPGKVADKVIIENTRDSTFVFMEGSEDAYVGYMTIKFNPDDKSAQHHNAHHCLEITVNCSPIIDHCIIRSTCTVGSAVCVSGQGASPTIKHCNISDCENVGLYITDHAQGIYEDNEISNNALAGIWVKNHGNPIIRRNHIHHGRDVGVFTFDHGMGYFESCNIHRNRIAGFEVKAYANPTVVRCEIHHGQTGGIYVHEKGRGQFIENKIYANNFAGVWITSNSDPTIRGNTIFNGNQGGVYIFGDGRGLIEGNDIYGNALAGIQIRTNSCPIVRHNKIHDGQHGGIYVHEKGQGVIEENEVYSNTLAGVWVTTGSTPVLRRNRIHSGKQVGVYFYDNGHGVLEDNDIYNHMYSGVQIRTGSNPKIRRNKIWGGQNGGILVYNSGLGFIEDNEIFDNAMAGVWIKTDSNPTLRRNKIHDGRDGGICIFNGGRGLLEENDIFRNAQAGVLISTNSHPVLRKNRIFDGFAAGIEITNHATATLEGNQIFNNRFGGLFLASGVNVTMKDNKIMNNQDAIEKAVSRGQCLYKISSYTSYPMHDFYRCHTCNTTDRNAICVNCIKKCHQGHDVEFIRHDRFFCDCGAGTLSNPCTLAGEPTHDTDTLYDSAPPIESNTLQHN; the protein is encoded by the exons ATGAGGAAGTTCCTGCCGAGATGGTCGCAGAAGAATCTGGTCAAGGAGCTCAGAATAGTCCGTACCAACTTCGAAGAAAATCTCTGTTACCGAAGAGAACAACGTGTCCAACAAAGACCAACATGGAG ggtGCTTCCACATCAACAACAGAAAACTTTGGGCATCGGGCGAAACGTGCCAGAGTGTCTGGAAAATCACAAGATCTGCCTG TCACTCCAGCAGAGCAGTACTTGCAGGTGAAGCTTCCTGATGAGGTGGTTTTAAAGATCTTCTCGTACCTGTTGGAACAGGACCTTTGTCGAGCTGCATGTGTGTGCAAACGCTTTAGTGAACTTGCCAATGACCCCATCCTCTG GAAGAGACTTTATATGGAGGTTTTTGAGTACACACGTCCTATGATGCATCCCGAGTCTGGAAAGTTCTTTCAGATTAACCCAGAAGAGTACGAGCAGCCCAACCCCTGGAAAGAGAGCTTTCAGCAACTG TATAAAGGTGCTCATGTGAAACCAGGCTTTGCAGAACATTTCTACAGTAACCCAGCCAGATATAAGGGACGAGAAAACATGCTG TATTACGACACCATCGAGGATGCACTGGGAGGAGTTCAGGAAGCCCATTTTGACGGTTTGATATTCGTTCACTCTGGGATCTACACAGATGAATGGATCTACATCGAGTCACCGATCACAATGATAGGCGCTG CTCCGGGAAAAGTAGCAGATAAAGTCATCATTGAGAACACTAGAGATTCAACGTTTGTGTTTATGGAGGGGTCAGAGGATGCATATGTAGGCTACATGACAATaaag TTTAATCCTGATGATAAATCAGCTCAACATCACAACGCTCATCACTGTTTGGAAATCACAGTCAACTGCAGCCCCATCATTGACCACTGCATCATCCGCAGCACCTGCACAG TGGGCTCAGCGGTGTGTGTGAGCGGTCAGGGTGCATCACCCACTATCAAACACTGTAACATCAGTGACTGTGAGAATGTGGGACTCTACATCACAGACCATGCACAG GGCATTTACGAAGACAACGAGATATCCAACAATGCTCTAGCAGGAATCTGGGTGAAAAACCACGGCAATCCCATCATCAGACGGAACCACATCCATCACGGGAGAGATGTTGGGGTGTTCACATTTGACCATGGCATG GGCTACTTTGAAAGCTGCAACATTCACAGGAACCGGATAGCGGGTTTCGAGGTGAAGGCATATGCTAACCCCACAGTAGTGCGCTGTGAAATCCATCACGGTCAGACGGGAGGCATCTACGTACACGAGAAGGGTCGAGGACAGTTCATCGAAAACAAGATCTATGCAAACAATTTTGCGGGCGTTTGGATTACTTCCAACAGCGACCCCACAATCAG GGGTAACACCATATTCAATGGCAACCAGGGTGGTGTTTACATTTTTGGCGATGGCAGAGGTCTCATTGAAGGGAATGATATCTATGGCAACGCTTTAGCTGGGATTCAGATCCGGACCAACAGCTGCCCGATCGTCCGGCACAACAAGATCCATGATGGACAGCACGGAGGAATTTATGTG CATGAGAAGGGTCAGGGAGTGATCGAGGAGAATGAGGTGTACAGTAACACACTGGCTGGTGTTTGGGTGACCACGGGCAGCACACCTGTACTCCGCAGAAACAGAATACATAGCGGTAAACAG GTGGGCGTTTATTTCTATGATAACGGTCATGGTGTGTTAGAAGACAATGACATCTACAACCACATGTACTCTGGAGTTCAGATCAG AACCGGAAGCAATCCCAAAATAAGGAGGAATAAGATCTGGGGGGGACAGAATGGAGGAATCCTTGTTTACAATTCAG gtttaggctttATAGAAGACAATGAGATCTTTGATAATGCCATGGCTGGAGTTTGGATCAAGACAGACAGCAACCCAACACTCCGCAGAAACAAGATCCACGATGGGAGGGATGGAGGAATCTGTATATTTAACGGAGGACGAG GTTTGTTGGAAGAGAATGATATCTTCAGGAACGCTCAGGCAGGAGTTCTCATAAGTACCAACAGTCACCCTGTGCTTCGCAAGAACAGAATATTTGACGGTTTTGCTGCTG GTATTGAGATTACAAATCATGCAACTGCAACTTTAGAAGGCAATCAGATTTTCAACAACCGTTTTGGCGGGCTGTTCCTTGCATCTGGTGTCAATGTCACAATGAAAG ATAACAAAATCATGAACAATCAAGATGCGATTGAAAAAGCTGTGAGCAGAGGTCAGTGCCTGTACAAGATTTCCAGTTACACCAGCTATCCTATGCATGATTTTTACAG GTGTCACACCTGTAACACGACAGACCGTAATGCCATCTGTGTGAATTGTATCAAGAAATGCCATCAAGGACATGATGTAGAATTTATTAGACATGATAG GTTTTTCTGCGATTGTGGCGCTGGGACATTGTCGAACCCTTGCACGCTAGCTGGAGAGCCAACTCACGACACAGACACACTGTACGATTCGGCCCCTCCTATAGAGTCCAACACCCTGCAACACAACTGA